A stretch of Clostridium formicaceticum DNA encodes these proteins:
- the pdxA gene encoding 4-hydroxythreonine-4-phosphate dehydrogenase PdxA, whose protein sequence is MKVPVIGIPMGDPAGIGPEIVVKALAVEEIHKLCKVVVIGDKATLLQAMDICNVNLEIKVISQVEEGDYKEGILNLIDLQNVAIEKLKFGEVQAMAGKAAFDYIKKSVDLAKAGNIDVLATTPINKEALKAAKIDYIGHTEILADLTNTNDPLTMFEVDQLRVFFLSRHVSLREACDLVKKERVLDYIERSYAALERLGIDGAKLAVAGLNPHSGENGLFGREEVDEINFAIEVARQKGIDVVGPVPADSVFHFGLKGSFDAVLSLYHDQGHIATKMVDFERTISLTNNMPFLRTSVDHGTAFDIAGTGKASAVSMIEAIKVGAKYGPYFKR, encoded by the coding sequence ATGAAAGTACCAGTGATAGGCATACCAATGGGAGATCCTGCAGGAATAGGACCAGAAATTGTAGTAAAGGCATTGGCTGTAGAAGAAATTCATAAATTATGTAAGGTAGTGGTGATAGGAGATAAAGCTACATTGCTACAGGCAATGGATATTTGTAATGTCAATTTAGAAATAAAAGTGATCTCTCAAGTGGAAGAAGGAGATTACAAGGAAGGTATTTTAAATCTAATAGACTTACAAAATGTTGCTATAGAAAAGTTAAAGTTTGGAGAAGTGCAAGCCATGGCGGGAAAGGCAGCTTTTGATTATATTAAAAAATCTGTAGATTTAGCAAAAGCAGGAAATATAGATGTGCTTGCTACTACACCTATAAATAAAGAGGCTTTGAAGGCAGCAAAGATTGATTATATTGGTCATACTGAGATATTGGCGGATTTGACCAATACGAATGATCCACTGACTATGTTTGAAGTAGATCAACTTAGAGTATTTTTCCTATCTCGTCATGTATCTTTAAGAGAAGCCTGCGATTTAGTAAAAAAAGAAAGGGTTTTGGATTATATAGAAAGGTCTTATGCAGCACTAGAGCGATTAGGTATTGATGGAGCAAAGCTAGCTGTAGCTGGATTAAATCCCCATAGTGGAGAAAATGGCCTTTTTGGTAGAGAAGAGGTGGATGAAATTAATTTTGCTATTGAAGTAGCCCGTCAAAAAGGTATTGATGTAGTAGGACCGGTACCAGCTGACTCTGTATTTCATTTTGGCTTAAAGGGAAGCTTTGATGCAGTATTATCTCTATATCATGATCAGGGTCATATTGCTACAAAAATGGTGGATTTCGAAAGAACCATATCTTTGACAAATAATATGCCATTTTTAAGGACTTCTGTAGATCATGGAACCGCCTTTGATATAGCAGGTACAGGGAAAGCCAGCGCTGTTAGCATGATCGAAGCGATTAAAGTAGGGGCTAAATATGGACCATATTTTAAAAGGTAA